One genomic window of Pseudoxanthomonas sp. includes the following:
- a CDS encoding Tat pathway signal protein produces the protein MDRRHFLRHGVAATAAVGLLPAVPALAAGSPAATAAPALPAPTLRPAATVELSGLEMLCAFDHRGRAWTVHEDFRTGQGALVLACADGVLDLSKRTEAVWGSAATPYFGLPLAQVAMAEADLLADRLLADGDPREDQVRDVAPPPASRLDPKDYNGRLPWTTFVGTAQGIETMQIYPDGRSRTYRAIQSFPELADADKVAHRDEGLLGGWMPAVHKVVPAGEGRWYDLLVFADVDAQDRFVVQTWHRAVLVEHGKPVRTVYGYSYPDYPPRRGPATAEAFYRGVIDFAASWQARLADTSALQLPDASWADLARFAFARELVVRPGGVYPKYGAVERDYAGNEYDGFQDTFTSSLYANLEWGRFEQARAVLDNYLSEYTQDDGVVNMRGPETGQFGLTLSLLARYLRYTGDAALLRKHQGKIVATAQLLVELHEVALALPKDDRGHGLIHGWSESDACLYPDPTLWWKPYFGNSALAIRGWEDIAAVWPALGGDRQQSARWQARATQLRARLLQSIRGDIRRDLTPAYLGPLPGTRETFRQAMSQEDPSKSEQLWSHRAYAELLQADVLPPDLAHLVIDCLRGHGGTTLGIVSNIWKPEPEGRDILGFISYGHAQQLLRLDRVEEYLLFLYAHRYQVHTRGSWTAGEVAGITGGMPLFCMPAQMTVPLLLRWMLVFDQDDALYLGRAVPRDWLASGAPIEIADAPTPWGKVGLKLQADTTAKRVVATVRLPASRPGEVWLSLRVPRGTVLKQVRVDGVVVQPVGPHRDRVALPASLSAVVQVEADYA, from the coding sequence ATGGATCGCAGACATTTCCTGCGTCACGGCGTGGCCGCCACGGCCGCCGTCGGCCTTCTTCCCGCCGTGCCTGCCCTGGCGGCCGGTTCGCCCGCCGCAACGGCTGCGCCGGCGCTACCTGCGCCGACCTTGCGACCGGCCGCCACGGTCGAGCTGTCCGGCCTGGAGATGCTGTGCGCGTTCGACCACCGCGGCCGTGCGTGGACCGTGCACGAAGACTTCCGCACCGGGCAGGGCGCGCTGGTGCTGGCCTGCGCCGATGGCGTGCTCGACCTGAGCAAGCGCACCGAGGCGGTCTGGGGCAGCGCGGCGACGCCGTACTTCGGCCTGCCGCTGGCGCAGGTGGCCATGGCCGAGGCCGACCTGTTGGCCGACCGCCTGCTGGCCGACGGCGATCCGCGCGAGGACCAGGTGCGCGATGTCGCCCCGCCGCCGGCCTCGCGCCTTGACCCCAAGGACTACAACGGCCGCCTGCCGTGGACCACCTTCGTGGGCACCGCGCAGGGCATCGAAACCATGCAGATCTACCCGGACGGCCGCAGCCGCACCTACCGGGCGATCCAGTCCTTTCCCGAGCTGGCCGATGCCGACAAGGTCGCCCATCGCGACGAGGGCCTGCTCGGTGGCTGGATGCCGGCGGTGCACAAGGTGGTGCCGGCCGGCGAAGGTCGCTGGTACGACCTGCTGGTATTCGCCGATGTCGATGCGCAGGACCGGTTCGTGGTCCAGACCTGGCATCGTGCGGTGCTGGTGGAACACGGCAAGCCGGTGCGCACCGTGTACGGCTACAGCTATCCGGACTACCCGCCGCGACGCGGGCCGGCCACCGCCGAGGCGTTCTATCGCGGCGTGATCGACTTTGCCGCCAGCTGGCAGGCACGCCTGGCCGATACCAGTGCGCTGCAGCTGCCCGATGCAAGCTGGGCGGACCTGGCGCGGTTTGCCTTCGCGCGCGAACTGGTGGTGCGCCCGGGCGGGGTGTATCCCAAATACGGCGCGGTCGAACGCGACTACGCCGGCAACGAGTACGACGGTTTCCAGGACACCTTCACCAGTTCGCTCTACGCCAACCTGGAATGGGGACGCTTCGAGCAGGCGCGCGCCGTGCTGGACAACTACCTGTCCGAGTACACCCAGGACGACGGCGTGGTGAACATGCGCGGGCCGGAGACCGGGCAGTTCGGCCTGACCCTGTCGCTGCTGGCGCGCTACCTGCGCTACACCGGTGATGCCGCGTTGTTGCGCAAGCACCAGGGCAAGATCGTCGCCACCGCGCAGCTGCTGGTCGAGCTGCACGAGGTGGCACTGGCGTTGCCCAAGGACGACCGCGGCCATGGGCTGATCCATGGCTGGAGCGAGTCCGATGCCTGCCTGTATCCGGACCCGACGCTGTGGTGGAAGCCGTATTTCGGCAACAGCGCCCTGGCCATCCGCGGCTGGGAAGACATCGCCGCGGTGTGGCCGGCGCTCGGCGGCGACCGCCAGCAGTCCGCACGCTGGCAGGCACGCGCCACCCAGCTGCGCGCGCGCCTGTTGCAGTCGATCCGGGGCGACATCCGCCGCGACCTGACGCCGGCCTACCTCGGTCCACTGCCGGGCACCAGGGAGACATTCCGCCAGGCCATGTCGCAGGAAGATCCCAGCAAGAGCGAGCAGCTGTGGTCGCACCGCGCCTACGCCGAACTGCTGCAGGCCGACGTGTTGCCGCCGGACCTGGCCCACCTGGTGATCGACTGCCTGCGCGGCCATGGCGGCACCACGCTGGGCATCGTCTCCAACATCTGGAAGCCCGAGCCGGAAGGTCGCGACATCCTGGGCTTCATTTCCTACGGCCACGCCCAGCAGCTGTTGCGCCTGGACCGGGTCGAGGAATACCTGCTGTTCCTCTACGCACATCGTTACCAGGTGCATACGCGCGGTAGCTGGACTGCGGGCGAGGTGGCCGGCATCACCGGCGGCATGCCACTGTTCTGCATGCCGGCGCAGATGACCGTGCCGCTGCTACTGCGCTGGATGCTGGTGTTCGACCAGGACGATGCGCTGTACCTGGGGCGTGCGGTGCCGCGCGACTGGTTGGCCAGCGGCGCGCCGATCGAGATTGCCGACGCGCCCACGCCATGGGGCAAGGTCGGGCTGAAGCTGCAGGCCGACACGACCGCCAAGCGCGTGGTTGCCACGGTGCGCCTGCCGGCCTCGCGCCCGGGCGAGGTGTGGCTGAGCCTGCGCGTGCCGCGCGGTACGGTGCTCAAGCAGGTGCGCGTGGATGGCGTCGTGGTCCAGCCTGTCGGCCCGCACCGCGATCGCGTCGCCTTGCCGGCTTCGCTGTCGGCCGTCGTGCAGGTGGAGGCGGACTACGCCTGA
- a CDS encoding glycoside hydrolase family 127 protein: MSVDHGHACAGGEMAITDPARRRFLQWSALAMAAGLLRFPLDAAASVAGKVTAVPLQDVRLKPSLFLDSLLVNRRYLFEIEPDRLLHNFLQYAGLPPKGEVYGGWEGDTIAGHTLGHYLSALSKLYAQTGDREVKTRIDYIVAELARAQAQDADGYVGGLTRKTDAGKIEGGKAVFEDIRRGAVKGSAFNINGSWSPLYTVHKLFAGLLDADELAGSTQALSVLTPLAAYLAGVFDALDHEQMQTLLDTEFGGLNESYIALGARTGDARWIAIGKRLRHDKIIDPTIAGKDDLPHHHANTQVPKFIGEARQFEVAGDADAAAAARFFWETVTTHYSYVIGGNADREYFQQPDTISAFLTEQTCEHCNSYNMLKLTRHLYQWTPQARYFDYYERTLHNHTMAAQHPATGMFTYMTPMITGGERGFSDKFDSFWCCVGSGMEAHAQFGDSIYWQDGQSLYVNLYIPSKLDWKEGELALELDSGVPHNGQVRLQVTRAGAQAPRRLLLRIPAWCEGRYTLRLNGRKAVAKASEGYAVLERSWRAGDVVELTLATPLRLEHAAGDPDSVVVMRGPLALAADLGPVSEPYDAPDPALVADVSPLSGFVALPEPGRFLASTTRPQALEFSPFYAQYDRRSALYFKQMDSQQWASEAQRRTRDKAEHAALLASAVDMIQFGNEASEKAHKLSSDTSFGGAYRRQECRDVRGKGFVEFQMQGSDKPLVLRLRFWGSDKGRFNILIDGKLAVEVKVERGQVIDFVDHDYPLPPALTAGGKALTFRFEPQHGDTAGPLFGGWLIPA; the protein is encoded by the coding sequence ATGAGCGTCGATCACGGCCATGCCTGCGCCGGTGGCGAGATGGCGATCACCGACCCGGCGCGTCGGCGCTTCCTGCAGTGGAGCGCGCTGGCGATGGCCGCCGGCCTGCTGCGCTTTCCGCTGGACGCGGCCGCGTCGGTCGCCGGCAAGGTCACCGCCGTGCCGCTGCAGGACGTGCGGCTCAAGCCGTCGCTGTTCCTGGACTCGTTGCTGGTCAACCGCCGTTATCTGTTCGAAATCGAGCCGGACCGGCTGCTGCACAACTTCCTGCAGTACGCCGGCCTGCCGCCCAAGGGCGAGGTCTATGGCGGCTGGGAAGGCGACACCATCGCCGGGCACACGCTGGGCCATTACCTCAGCGCACTGTCCAAGCTTTACGCACAGACCGGCGACAGGGAGGTCAAGACGCGCATCGACTACATCGTGGCCGAACTTGCGCGCGCCCAGGCGCAGGACGCCGATGGCTATGTCGGCGGCCTGACCCGCAAGACCGACGCGGGCAAGATCGAAGGCGGCAAGGCCGTGTTCGAGGACATCCGGCGTGGTGCGGTCAAGGGCAGCGCGTTCAACATCAATGGCAGCTGGTCGCCGCTGTATACGGTGCACAAACTGTTCGCCGGTCTGCTCGATGCCGATGAACTCGCTGGCAGCACGCAGGCGCTGTCGGTGCTGACCCCGCTGGCGGCTTACCTGGCCGGCGTGTTCGATGCGCTGGACCACGAGCAGATGCAGACCCTGCTGGATACCGAGTTCGGCGGCCTCAACGAGTCCTACATCGCGTTGGGCGCACGCACCGGCGATGCGCGCTGGATCGCCATCGGCAAGCGCCTGCGCCACGACAAGATCATCGACCCGACCATCGCCGGCAAGGACGACCTGCCGCACCACCACGCCAACACCCAGGTGCCCAAGTTCATCGGCGAGGCGCGGCAGTTCGAGGTGGCGGGCGATGCGGATGCGGCCGCTGCGGCGCGTTTCTTCTGGGAGACCGTCACTACGCACTACAGCTATGTGATCGGCGGCAATGCCGACCGCGAATACTTCCAGCAGCCCGATACGATTTCCGCGTTCCTGACCGAGCAGACCTGCGAGCACTGCAACAGCTACAACATGCTCAAGCTGACCCGGCACCTGTACCAGTGGACGCCGCAGGCGCGCTACTTCGACTATTACGAGCGCACGCTGCACAACCACACCATGGCCGCGCAGCATCCTGCGACCGGCATGTTCACCTACATGACCCCGATGATCACCGGTGGCGAGCGCGGGTTCTCCGATAAGTTCGATTCGTTCTGGTGCTGCGTGGGCAGCGGCATGGAGGCGCACGCGCAGTTCGGCGATTCGATCTACTGGCAGGACGGGCAGTCGCTGTACGTCAATTTGTACATTCCGTCGAAGCTGGACTGGAAGGAAGGCGAGCTGGCGCTGGAGCTGGACAGCGGCGTGCCGCACAACGGCCAGGTGCGCCTGCAGGTCACGCGCGCTGGTGCGCAGGCGCCGCGGCGCCTGCTGCTGCGGATTCCCGCCTGGTGCGAAGGGCGTTACACGCTCAGGCTCAACGGCCGCAAGGCCGTGGCCAAGGCGAGCGAGGGCTACGCAGTGCTGGAGCGTAGCTGGCGCGCCGGTGATGTGGTCGAGCTCACCTTAGCGACGCCGCTGCGTCTGGAACATGCGGCCGGCGACCCTGACAGTGTGGTGGTGATGCGCGGCCCGCTGGCGCTGGCCGCCGACCTGGGCCCGGTCAGCGAACCCTACGACGCGCCCGATCCGGCCCTGGTCGCCGATGTCTCGCCGCTGTCCGGTTTCGTTGCGCTGCCGGAGCCCGGGCGCTTCCTGGCCAGCACCACGCGGCCGCAGGCGCTGGAATTTTCGCCGTTCTACGCCCAGTACGACCGGCGCAGCGCGCTGTACTTCAAGCAGATGGATTCGCAGCAGTGGGCTAGCGAGGCGCAGCGCCGCACACGCGACAAGGCCGAGCACGCCGCGTTGCTGGCCAGCGCAGTGGACATGATCCAGTTCGGCAACGAGGCCTCTGAAAAGGCGCACAAGCTGAGCAGCGACACCTCGTTCGGCGGCGCCTATCGCCGCCAGGAATGCCGCGATGTGCGCGGCAAGGGTTTCGTCGAATTCCAGATGCAGGGCAGCGACAAGCCGCTGGTGCTGCGGCTGCGCTTCTGGGGCAGCGACAAGGGGCGCTTCAACATCCTCATCGACGGCAAGCTTGCCGTCGAGGTGAAGGTCGAGCGCGGGCAGGTGATCGATTTCGTCGACCACGACTATCCGTTACCGCCGGCACTGACGGCTGGTGGCAAGGCGCTGACCTTCCGGTTCGAGCCGCAGCACGGCGATACCGCTGGGCCGCTGTTCGGTGGCTGGCTGATCCCGGCCTGA
- a CDS encoding glycoside hydrolase family 27 protein produces the protein MPRLDLEVSPRAMRVLAGLALVLGSAAFAGCAHAPVVDRQARQAPTPAPLAGVWVFAQGPAFPGPRYMRIALKDGQWQGYITTDWYGDIPMDKLRVEGDVAHFEIDNGNAKLPVRPWTATLDGGQVQVVGRIWDEQVDIVGQRGGEADAARLAFPSEALPALRSLRPDGLMATPPMGWSSWNTFADRIDDATIRGIADAMVRSGLRDAGYRYINIDDGWQGTRGADGVLQPNAHFPDMRALADYVHAKGLKLGIYSSPGPKTCAGYTGSYGHVEQDARTWAGWGIDYVKYDLCSGEGIFRTPTQVRQAYLKMGLALRATDRPIVYSLCQYGRDHVGRWGREVGGHLWRTTGDIEDAYPVMSGIGFDRNGGAADAGPGGWNDPDMLEVGNGGMSEDEYRTHMSLWALSAAPLLLGNDLRRMTPATRKLLLNPAVIAVDQDVLGVQGTQVRREGDIALWRKPMADGSVVLGLFNRGAVAGRIAVSPADAGFTPGAWQVRDLWSGKRLDPHIAEFQVVAHGATLLRAWPHPGAAAKHQ, from the coding sequence ATGCCGCGACTGGACCTGGAAGTTTCCCCGCGCGCCATGCGCGTGCTTGCCGGCCTGGCGCTGGTCCTGGGCAGTGCCGCGTTTGCCGGCTGCGCGCATGCGCCGGTGGTCGATCGGCAGGCGCGCCAGGCGCCCACGCCGGCGCCTCTGGCTGGCGTCTGGGTGTTTGCGCAGGGCCCGGCGTTTCCCGGGCCGCGCTACATGCGTATCGCGCTGAAGGACGGCCAGTGGCAGGGGTACATCACCACCGACTGGTATGGCGATATACCGATGGACAAGCTTCGCGTCGAAGGCGACGTGGCGCATTTCGAGATCGACAACGGCAATGCCAAGCTGCCGGTGCGGCCCTGGACGGCGACGCTGGATGGTGGACAGGTGCAGGTGGTGGGACGGATCTGGGACGAGCAGGTCGACATCGTCGGCCAGCGCGGCGGCGAAGCCGACGCAGCGCGGCTGGCGTTCCCAAGTGAAGCCTTGCCAGCGCTGCGGTCGCTGAGGCCGGACGGGTTGATGGCGACGCCGCCGATGGGCTGGAGCAGCTGGAACACCTTCGCCGACCGGATCGACGATGCCACCATCCGCGGCATCGCCGATGCGATGGTCCGCAGCGGCCTGCGCGATGCCGGCTATCGCTACATCAACATCGACGACGGCTGGCAGGGCACGCGCGGCGCCGACGGCGTGCTGCAGCCCAATGCGCACTTCCCGGACATGAGGGCACTGGCCGATTACGTCCATGCCAAAGGACTCAAGCTGGGCATCTACAGTTCGCCCGGTCCGAAAACCTGCGCCGGCTATACCGGCAGTTACGGCCACGTCGAGCAGGACGCGCGGACCTGGGCTGGCTGGGGCATCGACTACGTCAAGTACGACCTGTGCTCGGGCGAGGGTATCTTCCGCACGCCGACCCAGGTGCGACAGGCCTATCTGAAGATGGGCCTGGCCCTGCGCGCAACGGACAGGCCGATCGTCTACAGCCTGTGCCAGTACGGTCGCGATCATGTCGGCCGCTGGGGGCGCGAGGTCGGCGGACATCTGTGGCGGACCACGGGCGACATCGAGGACGCCTATCCGGTGATGTCCGGCATCGGCTTCGACAGGAATGGGGGCGCCGCCGATGCAGGGCCGGGCGGATGGAATGACCCGGACATGCTTGAGGTCGGCAACGGCGGCATGTCCGAAGACGAATACCGCACCCACATGAGCCTGTGGGCACTGTCGGCCGCGCCGCTGCTGCTGGGCAACGACCTGCGCCGGATGACGCCAGCCACGCGCAAGCTGTTGCTCAACCCCGCAGTCATCGCCGTGGACCAGGACGTGCTGGGCGTGCAGGGTACGCAGGTCCGCCGCGAGGGCGACATCGCGCTGTGGCGCAAGCCGATGGCCGATGGTTCGGTGGTGCTGGGCCTGTTCAACCGTGGCGCGGTAGCGGGCAGGATCGCGGTTTCGCCTGCCGATGCCGGGTTCACACCAGGTGCGTGGCAGGTCCGCGACCTGTGGTCGGGCAAGCGCCTGGATCCGCATATCGCCGAGTTTCAGGTGGTGGCGCATGGCGCCACCTTGCTGCGGGCCTGGCCACATCCTGGCGCAGCTGCGAAGCATCAGTGA
- a CDS encoding TonB-dependent receptor translates to MLAAATPVLAQEATTDGGDAPKTLDNVVVTGSRLRRVDTETANPVVTVTREQITATGKATVGDLLQELPSIAGNATNPNTNNGGGTGASTVSLRGLGDKRTLVLVNGMRLAYNDVNAIPASMIERIEVLSDGASAVYGSDAIGGVVNFILRDRFEGTQFSTDFGSSWKGDGNRRNFSLTTGKTWDRGSIVAGLSYHNLDAVSAAERDYSKDALYLIDGASVKQGSSATPTGSVNFNDGSAASTALAASNGCSRVTLNSGVSGTASASDFHCYSATSDSYNYQPYNLLQTPQERTNAFVMGTFRINDNVEAYLNTWFSKTESSSVIAPIPIFANGDNFLVSADSYYNPYGVNFGTDRTTGTSYNDLNTRITALGNRRYEYDTYNLQVTPGLRGSFGSSSWQWDASMNYGRVKQKSTNYGFLNYTKFNQAVGASFLDTDGVVKCGSAGNVIAGCTPINIFNINDASNTAALEAMLVNPVVTSIYTVKQIEANANGELFDLPAGTVSLAAGLSYRNESTSTQADAAWTADENGLCDTIEFCASTLSGGFNVKEAYAEALFPLLKDLPLIESLNLTVGSRFSDYSSVGSKTNSKVSLEYRPIQDLLLRGTASQVFRAPNISELYSGVAGDAATANDPCNGYTGGHEAACANVPTDGSYQQADGQVSAKASGAVVAGYQLKPETGKSYDVGFVYDPRWLEGLSLSADWWRIDLEDTITTVSAQTVMNQCYANSASSFCSLIHRNDNGTINYIAEPTVNLGKLWARGIDFSLTYRLPETAWGKFTASLNGTYTSLYDILPDTTDASTVTIHNAGKFTYSYGNFPRWRGLGTVAWNKGDWSASWRIRYVGKTQIGSSDLDQGLSADSDEAGVVRGIGAYIYHNLQAGYQYTPWHTRFEVGVDNVTNKQPPLYYANNVTNANTDVATYDLLGRFMWARMTVTF, encoded by the coding sequence ATGCTGGCTGCCGCCACGCCCGTGCTTGCCCAGGAGGCCACGACCGACGGTGGCGACGCGCCCAAGACGCTGGATAACGTGGTGGTCACCGGTTCGCGCCTGCGCCGCGTGGATACAGAGACCGCCAACCCGGTGGTGACCGTGACCCGCGAGCAGATCACCGCCACTGGCAAGGCGACCGTGGGCGACCTGTTGCAGGAACTGCCGTCCATCGCCGGCAACGCGACCAATCCGAACACCAACAACGGCGGCGGTACCGGCGCCTCGACCGTCTCGCTGCGTGGCCTGGGCGACAAGCGCACGCTGGTGCTGGTCAACGGCATGCGCCTGGCCTACAACGACGTCAATGCGATCCCGGCCAGCATGATCGAGCGCATCGAGGTGCTCAGCGACGGCGCCTCGGCTGTCTATGGCTCCGACGCAATCGGTGGCGTGGTGAACTTCATCCTGCGCGATCGTTTCGAAGGCACCCAGTTCTCCACCGATTTCGGCAGCAGCTGGAAGGGCGACGGCAACCGCCGCAACTTCTCGCTCACCACTGGCAAGACCTGGGACCGCGGCAGCATCGTGGCCGGCCTGTCCTACCACAACCTGGATGCGGTCTCCGCCGCGGAACGTGACTACTCCAAGGATGCGCTGTACCTGATCGACGGTGCGTCGGTGAAGCAGGGCTCGTCGGCCACACCGACCGGTTCGGTGAACTTCAACGATGGCTCCGCTGCATCGACTGCACTGGCCGCCTCCAACGGCTGTTCGCGGGTGACGCTCAACAGTGGCGTCAGCGGCACTGCCAGCGCCAGCGACTTCCATTGCTACAGCGCCACCAGTGACTCCTACAACTACCAGCCCTACAACCTGCTGCAGACGCCGCAGGAACGGACCAACGCGTTCGTGATGGGCACCTTCCGCATCAATGACAACGTCGAGGCCTATCTCAATACCTGGTTCAGCAAGACCGAGTCGTCATCCGTCATCGCGCCGATCCCGATCTTCGCCAACGGCGACAACTTCCTGGTTTCGGCCGACAGCTACTACAACCCATACGGCGTCAATTTCGGCACCGATCGCACCACGGGCACTTCGTACAACGACCTCAACACCCGCATCACGGCGCTGGGCAACCGCCGCTACGAGTACGACACCTACAACCTGCAGGTGACCCCGGGCCTGCGCGGCAGCTTCGGCAGCAGCTCGTGGCAGTGGGATGCCAGCATGAACTACGGAAGGGTCAAGCAGAAATCGACCAACTACGGCTTCCTGAACTACACCAAGTTCAACCAGGCCGTCGGCGCCTCGTTCCTGGATACCGACGGCGTGGTCAAGTGCGGCAGCGCGGGTAACGTGATCGCCGGCTGCACGCCGATCAACATCTTCAACATCAACGATGCGTCCAATACGGCTGCGCTGGAGGCGATGCTGGTCAATCCTGTCGTGACCAGCATCTACACGGTCAAGCAGATCGAGGCCAACGCCAACGGCGAGCTGTTCGACCTGCCGGCCGGCACGGTGAGCCTGGCCGCTGGCCTGTCCTACCGCAACGAGTCGACCAGCACCCAGGCCGATGCCGCCTGGACGGCCGACGAGAACGGCCTGTGCGACACGATCGAGTTCTGCGCCTCCACCCTCAGCGGCGGCTTCAACGTCAAGGAAGCCTATGCCGAAGCGCTGTTCCCGCTGCTCAAGGACCTGCCGCTGATCGAGTCGCTGAACCTGACGGTCGGCTCGCGCTTCTCCGACTACAGCTCGGTCGGCAGCAAGACCAACAGCAAGGTGTCGCTGGAATACCGTCCCATCCAGGACCTGCTGCTGCGTGGTACCGCGTCCCAGGTGTTCCGCGCGCCCAACATCAGCGAGCTGTATTCGGGCGTGGCCGGCGATGCGGCCACCGCCAACGATCCGTGCAACGGCTACACCGGTGGCCACGAGGCGGCCTGCGCCAACGTGCCCACCGACGGCAGCTACCAGCAGGCCGACGGCCAGGTCTCCGCCAAGGCTTCCGGTGCGGTCGTGGCGGGGTATCAGCTCAAGCCCGAAACCGGCAAGTCCTATGACGTGGGCTTCGTCTACGACCCGCGCTGGCTCGAAGGCCTGTCGCTGAGCGCGGACTGGTGGCGCATCGACCTGGAAGACACCATCACCACCGTGTCGGCGCAGACGGTGATGAACCAGTGCTACGCGAACTCGGCCAGCAGCTTCTGCTCGCTGATCCATCGCAACGACAACGGCACCATCAACTACATCGCAGAGCCGACGGTCAACCTGGGCAAGCTCTGGGCGCGGGGCATCGACTTCAGCCTGACCTACCGCCTGCCGGAGACCGCGTGGGGCAAGTTCACCGCCAGCCTCAACGGCACCTACACCAGCCTGTACGACATCCTGCCCGACACCACCGATGCGAGCACGGTGACCATCCACAATGCGGGCAAATTCACGTACTCCTACGGCAATTTCCCGCGCTGGCGCGGCCTGGGCACGGTGGCCTGGAACAAGGGCGACTGGAGCGCGTCCTGGCGCATCCGCTATGTCGGCAAGACCCAGATCGGCAGCAGCGACCTGGACCAGGGGTTGTCGGCCGATTCGGATGAAGCCGGCGTGGTCCGCGGCATCGGCGCGTACATCTACCACAACCTGCAGGCTGGCTATCAGTACACGCCGTGGCACACCCGCTTCGAGGTCGGCGTGGACAACGTGACCAACAAGCAGCCGCCGCTGTACTACGCCAACAACGTGACCAACGCCAATACCGACGTGGCCACTTATGACCTGCTGGGCCGCTTCATGTGGGCGCGCATGACGGTGACATTCTGA
- the htpG gene encoding molecular chaperone HtpG, whose protein sequence is MTTATETHKETLGFQTEVKQLMQLMIHSLYSNKEIFLRELVSNAADAADKLRFEALTDASLLEGDGSDLRIRIAFDTAARTVTIDDNGIGMSRDEAIAHLGTIAKSGTADFLKHLSGDQKKDANLIGQFGVGFYSAFIVADQVDVYSRRAGLPASEGVHWSSKGEGDFEVATVDKAQRGTQIVLHLKEDEAGFADGWRLRGIVKKYSDHIALPVELLKDLPAPAEGETPAEPEWEAVNRASALWTRSKSEVKDAEYQEFYKHIAHDHADALAWSHNKVEGKLEYTSLLFAPARAPFDLYHRDSAKGLKLYVQRVYIMDQADQFLPLYLRFIKGVVDSSDLPLNVSREILQKGPVIDSMKSALTKRALDMLEKLAKDKPDDYATFWKEFGQVLKEGPSEDYANREKIASLLRFGSTKSGTDAQDVGLADYVARMVEGQDKLYYLTGESYAQVKDSPHLEVFRKKGIEVLLLTDRIDEWLMQYLTEFDGKSFVDVARGDLDLGALETEEDKKAQEETAKDKEKLVARLKESLGEDVSEVRVSHRLTDSPAILAIGEGDMGLQMRQLLEANGQKVPEAKPVFEFNPAHPLIERLDGEADEDRFGDLAHVLFDQAALAAGDSLKDPAGYVRRLNKLLLDLSR, encoded by the coding sequence ATGACCACCGCCACCGAAACCCACAAGGAAACGCTGGGCTTCCAGACCGAGGTCAAGCAGCTGATGCAGCTGATGATCCACTCCCTGTATTCCAACAAGGAGATCTTCCTGCGTGAGCTGGTGTCCAACGCCGCCGATGCCGCCGACAAGCTGCGCTTCGAAGCGCTGACCGACGCGTCCCTGCTGGAAGGCGACGGCAGCGACCTGCGCATCCGCATCGCCTTCGACACGGCCGCGCGCACGGTCACCATCGACGACAACGGCATCGGCATGAGCCGCGACGAAGCCATCGCCCACCTGGGCACGATCGCCAAGTCCGGCACCGCCGACTTCCTCAAGCACCTGTCCGGCGACCAGAAGAAGGACGCGAACCTCATTGGCCAGTTCGGCGTGGGTTTCTACAGCGCCTTCATCGTCGCCGACCAGGTGGACGTGTATTCGCGCCGCGCCGGCCTGCCCGCCAGCGAGGGCGTGCACTGGTCTTCGAAAGGCGAAGGCGACTTCGAAGTGGCCACCGTCGACAAGGCCCAGCGCGGCACCCAGATCGTGCTGCATCTGAAGGAAGACGAAGCCGGCTTTGCCGATGGCTGGCGCCTGCGCGGCATCGTCAAGAAGTACTCCGACCACATCGCCCTGCCCGTCGAGCTGCTGAAAGACCTGCCCGCCCCGGCCGAAGGCGAAACGCCGGCCGAACCCGAGTGGGAAGCGGTCAACCGTGCCAGCGCGCTGTGGACGCGTTCCAAGTCCGAAGTGAAAGACGCCGAATACCAGGAGTTCTACAAGCACATCGCCCATGACCATGCCGACGCGTTGGCCTGGAGCCACAACAAGGTCGAGGGCAAGCTGGAATACACCTCGCTGCTGTTCGCCCCGGCGCGTGCGCCGTTCGACCTGTACCACCGCGATTCGGCCAAGGGCCTGAAGCTGTACGTGCAGCGCGTCTACATCATGGACCAGGCCGACCAGTTCCTGCCGCTGTACCTGCGCTTCATCAAGGGCGTGGTGGATTCGTCCGACCTGCCGTTGAACGTCTCGCGTGAAATCCTGCAGAAGGGCCCGGTCATCGATTCGATGAAGTCCGCGCTGACCAAGCGTGCGCTGGACATGCTGGAGAAGCTGGCCAAGGACAAGCCCGACGACTACGCGACCTTCTGGAAGGAGTTCGGCCAGGTCCTCAAGGAAGGCCCGTCCGAGGACTACGCCAACCGCGAGAAGATCGCCAGCCTGTTGCGCTTCGGCTCGACCAAGTCCGGCACCGATGCGCAGGACGTGGGCCTGGCCGACTACGTGGCGCGCATGGTCGAAGGCCAGGACAAGCTGTACTACCTCACCGGCGAGAGCTACGCGCAGGTCAAGGACAGCCCGCACCTGGAAGTGTTCCGCAAGAAGGGCATCGAGGTGCTGCTGCTGACCGACCGCATCGACGAGTGGCTGATGCAGTACCTGACCGAGTTCGACGGCAAGTCGTTCGTCGATGTCGCCCGCGGCGACCTGGACCTGGGCGCGCTGGAAACCGAAGAAGACAAGAAGGCCCAGGAAGAGACTGCCAAGGACAAGGAAAAGCTGGTTGCGCGCCTGAAGGAATCCCTGGGCGAGGACGTGTCCGAGGTCCGCGTGTCGCATCGCCTGACCGATTCGCCGGCGATCCTGGCCATCGGTGAGGGCGACATGGGCCTGCAGATGCGCCAGCTGCTGGAAGCCAACGGCCAGAAGGTGCCCGAGGCCAAGCCGGTGTTCGAGTTCAACCCGGCCCACCCGCTGATCGAACGCCTGGATGGCGAGGCCGACGAGGACCGCTTCGGCGACCTGGCCCATGTGCTGTTCGACCAGGCCGCGCTGGCTGCCGGCGACAGCCTCAAGGACCCTGCCGGCTACGTGCGCCGCCTCAACAAGCTGCTGCTGGACCTGTCGCGCTGA